In the genome of Pseudorasbora parva isolate DD20220531a chromosome 10, ASM2467924v1, whole genome shotgun sequence, one region contains:
- the inf2 gene encoding inverted formin-2 isoform X6 produces the protein MSGKSDGVQKKWAAVRGRLGSSQDSDGSAEANLENAEAELCIRLLQVPSVVNYSGLKKRLEKSDEAWMVQFLELSGLDLLLEALDRLSGRGCSRIADALLQLTCVSCVRAVMNSSAGIHFIVDNEGYVRKLSQALDTANTMVKKQVFELLAALSMFSPEGHRLALDALDHYKSVKTQQYRFSVIMNELRATDNVPYMVTLLSVINALIFSADDLRQRDKMRKEFIGLQLLQLLPKLR, from the exons atgtctGGGAAGTCTGACGGCGTGCAGAAGAAGTGGGCGGCCGTGAGGGGTCGACTGGGCTCATCCCAGGATTCGGACGGTTCAGCGGAGGCCAATCTGGAGAACGCGGAAGCTGAGCTGTGCATCCGTCTGCTGCAGGTGCCCAGTGTGGTCAACTACTCCGGCCTGAAGAAGCGTCTGGAGAAGAGCGACGAGGCCTGGATGGTGCAGTTCCTGGAGCTCTCAGGGCTGGACCTGCTGCTGGAGGCCCTGGACCGGCTGTCGGGACGCGGCTGCTCTCGGATCGCCGACGCCCTGCTGCAGCTCACCTGTGTCAGCTGCGTCAGAGCCGTCATGAACTCATCCGCCGGCATTCACTTCATCGTGGATAATGAGGGATACGTGCGCAAGCTGTCACAAG CTTTGGACACGGCCAACACCATGGTGAAGAAGCAGGTGTTCGAGCTGCTGGCGGCCCTCAGCATGTTCTCCCCCGAGGGACACAGACTGGCGTTAGACGCGCTGGACCATTACAAG TCGGTGAAGACGCAGCAGTATCGATTCAGTGTGATTATGAACGAACTCCGAGCCACTGATAACGTGCCTTACATGGTGACCCTTCTGAGCGTCATCAACGCCCTGATCTTCAGCGCCGACGACCTGCGGCAGAGAGACAAGATGCGCAAGGAGTTCATCG GATTACAACTGCTTCAACTACTGCCCAAGCTTAGGTGA